The Desulfoscipio gibsoniae DSM 7213 genome contains a region encoding:
- a CDS encoding metallophosphoesterase family protein, whose translation MFFNRNVKHIAAAIATFAISATIFCSPALAMTNNNVQLKFNSNGKFKIVQFTDIQQDKDIDQRTIQLMEKVLDEEKPDLVMVTGDNLTSDCSTPESVSQAVYNIAQPMEKRAINWAVTFGNHDEEAAEKTGLNEEDMLKIYMSYNHNVNQPGVKNITGTGNMNLLIRDSKNKKAAFNLWLLDSGRYAPEEIAGQDFKSYPNWDWLRFDQVRWYYETSEKLEQQYGYKVPSIMFMHIPLWEYRFMWYASVDGRSADNHSHAVTKHSIIGERNEDECPGPFNSGMFAAMLERGDVKGVFVGHDHVNDYMGNYYGILLGYSASTGFDTYGLDGNEKDRLRGARIFNLDENVNGALVETHMVFAKDYGIQ comes from the coding sequence GTGTTTTTTAACAGAAATGTTAAACACATAGCTGCGGCAATTGCAACATTTGCCATTTCTGCAACTATATTTTGCAGCCCTGCCCTGGCTATGACAAATAACAATGTACAGTTAAAGTTCAACTCTAACGGCAAGTTCAAAATAGTGCAGTTCACCGATATTCAACAAGATAAGGATATAGACCAAAGGACTATACAGCTTATGGAAAAAGTGCTTGACGAAGAAAAACCTGATCTTGTTATGGTCACAGGGGATAACTTAACCAGCGACTGTAGTACGCCTGAGTCAGTCAGTCAGGCCGTCTATAATATCGCCCAGCCGATGGAAAAGAGAGCCATAAACTGGGCCGTTACTTTCGGGAACCACGACGAGGAAGCAGCCGAGAAGACCGGGCTAAATGAGGAGGACATGCTTAAAATATACATGTCTTATAACCACAATGTTAATCAGCCCGGGGTGAAAAACATCACCGGAACCGGCAACATGAATCTTCTTATAAGGGATTCAAAAAACAAGAAGGCTGCCTTCAACCTCTGGCTACTTGACTCCGGAAGATACGCGCCTGAAGAAATCGCCGGCCAGGACTTCAAGAGCTATCCTAATTGGGATTGGCTTCGCTTTGACCAGGTAAGGTGGTATTATGAAACTTCAGAGAAGTTAGAGCAACAATACGGCTACAAAGTTCCTTCAATCATGTTCATGCATATCCCTCTCTGGGAGTACAGGTTTATGTGGTATGCCAGTGTCGACGGTAGAAGTGCTGATAACCATAGCCATGCCGTTACTAAACACAGTATAATTGGAGAGAGAAACGAAGACGAGTGCCCCGGCCCGTTCAATAGCGGCATGTTTGCGGCCATGCTGGAGAGGGGAGACGTCAAAGGCGTGTTTGTGGGCCATGACCATGTGAATGACTATATGGGCAATTATTACGGCATATTGCTTGGCTATTCAGCCAGCACCGGGTTTGACACTTATGGGCTTGATGGTAATGAAAAGGATAGGTTGCGTGGCGCCCGGATATTCAACCTCGACGAAAATGTAAACGGTGCCTTAGTTGAAACCCACATGGTTTTTGCTAAAGACTATGGTATCCAATGA
- a CDS encoding diadenylate cyclase — protein MPISVKDLPQNLDITLKHNFKDLCELAWETQGVIEANKPCEEIFEQFTKIKNTIDYIESLILTSQLKNCFLPDIPYMKELFKAIQHLSIKGYGALIAIQREDDIKEVIDVTHIGVQLDAKLSNRLLESIFYPGSPLHDGAVVIKGDRIFSAGCVLPLSKKVVPEKKLGTRHMAALGLSEICDAVIFVVSEETRKITIAFKGELFTNIHQGMHLHF, from the coding sequence ATGCCAATATCCGTTAAAGACTTACCCCAAAACTTAGACATTACCCTGAAACATAACTTTAAAGACCTGTGCGAGTTGGCCTGGGAAACGCAGGGGGTAATTGAAGCCAACAAGCCCTGTGAGGAAATATTTGAACAGTTCACCAAAATTAAAAATACAATAGATTACATAGAAAGCTTAATTCTCACAAGCCAATTAAAAAACTGCTTTTTGCCCGATATTCCTTACATGAAGGAGCTGTTTAAAGCTATACAACATTTGAGCATAAAAGGCTATGGTGCCTTAATTGCCATTCAGCGAGAAGACGACATAAAAGAAGTAATAGATGTAACCCACATTGGGGTGCAGCTTGATGCCAAATTATCCAACCGTTTGCTGGAAAGTATCTTTTATCCCGGCTCCCCCTTACATGATGGCGCAGTGGTGATTAAAGGGGACAGAATTTTTTCCGCCGGATGTGTTTTGCCGCTTTCTAAAAAGGTAGTTCCCGAAAAAAAACTAGGCACCAGGCACATGGCTGCGCTTGGTCTCAGTGAAATATGCGATGCGGTTATCTTTGTGGTTTCTGAAGAAACAAGAAAAATCACAATAGCTTTTAAAGGAGAGCTATTTACTAATATTCATCAAGGCATGCATTTGCATTTTTGA
- the pgsB gene encoding poly-gamma-glutamate synthase PgsB — protein sequence MQFAIALIIFVFILGIYEQIRHNKNLNQINLRININGTRGKSTATRLITGILKEAGVEVVGKTTGTSARIIYWNKEEEEPIKRGPLGPNIIEQKAVVKKAVKLGASAFVTECMAVNPDYQIIFQEKLVKANIGVIVNVREDHMDVCGPTLDFIAESFTATIPKNGTLIIDDSRYNDYFTKEAKKRNCRVLIANEKEIPDGYLENFGYVIFPENVALALAVAKAINIDKNTALRGMLNANPDPGALMIHTLDNKSPTYFVNGFAANDPNSTRMIWEHITALGYPTKNPMVIINCRPDRVDRTLQLAEEVLPNMDIDILVAMGQTVNPITERVNSKKISPQKYINAEGLSPHEVYETIKDSFINRVIYGIGNIHGGGDELVELIIHDFPNELRTRFNLETDQVPQVI from the coding sequence GTGCAGTTTGCTATAGCGCTTATTATTTTTGTTTTTATCTTAGGTATTTATGAACAAATAAGACATAATAAAAACTTAAACCAGATCAATCTTAGAATCAATATAAACGGCACAAGAGGTAAATCAACTGCAACAAGATTAATTACCGGTATTTTAAAGGAAGCAGGAGTTGAGGTTGTTGGAAAAACGACGGGGACCAGTGCGAGAATTATTTATTGGAACAAGGAAGAAGAGGAACCAATCAAACGAGGCCCTTTAGGTCCAAATATTATAGAACAAAAAGCTGTCGTTAAAAAAGCAGTCAAGCTTGGCGCATCTGCATTTGTAACAGAGTGTATGGCTGTAAATCCCGATTACCAGATTATTTTTCAGGAAAAGCTTGTTAAAGCAAATATAGGCGTTATTGTTAATGTTCGTGAAGACCATATGGATGTGTGCGGCCCGACTTTGGATTTTATTGCAGAGTCCTTTACGGCTACAATACCAAAAAACGGCACCCTTATTATTGATGATAGCAGATATAATGACTATTTTACTAAAGAAGCAAAGAAAAGAAACTGCCGGGTATTAATTGCAAATGAAAAAGAAATCCCGGATGGTTATCTGGAAAATTTCGGATATGTGATTTTCCCGGAAAATGTTGCTCTTGCGCTGGCTGTGGCTAAAGCAATAAACATTGACAAAAATACTGCGTTAAGGGGAATGTTAAACGCTAATCCTGATCCGGGAGCATTAATGATCCATACCTTAGACAATAAAAGCCCCACATATTTTGTCAATGGCTTTGCCGCCAATGATCCAAATTCCACACGAATGATTTGGGAGCATATAACAGCTCTTGGTTATCCAACAAAAAATCCTATGGTAATTATAAATTGCAGGCCTGATAGGGTTGACAGGACATTACAGTTGGCAGAAGAGGTCTTACCAAATATGGATATTGATATTCTTGTTGCAATGGGTCAGACAGTAAATCCAATTACCGAAAGAGTTAATAGTAAAAAAATATCTCCTCAGAAATATATAAATGCTGAAGGTTTGTCTCCCCATGAGGTTTATGAAACAATTAAGGATTCTTTTATAAACAGAGTAATTTATGGCATTGGAAACATTCACGGTGGTGGCGATGAATTGGTTGAGTTGATAATTCACGACTTTCCCAATGAATTAAGAACTCGCTTCAATCTGGAAACAGATCAAGTGCCACAAGTTATTTAG